One window of Nostoc sp. C052 genomic DNA carries:
- a CDS encoding CPBP family intramembrane glutamic endopeptidase has protein sequence MVEQQKQEPEIPYLTRIQILGAMGATAIILLIVAKLSLYFGNFSLFSWDLNQRELLLGIGLGFVITALSSLTYRLWSAYRKSADYYLEVVLKPLALPDLIWLGLLPGLSEELLFRGVILPALGSDLTAVIVSSLCFGILHFSGSQQWPYVIWATIVGIILAYSALLTGNLLVPIVAHIITNWISSYFWKMWQLSAIKK, from the coding sequence GTGGTTGAACAACAAAAGCAAGAGCCAGAAATTCCATACCTGACGCGCATCCAAATACTTGGGGCGATGGGAGCGACTGCAATCATTTTGTTGATAGTCGCCAAACTTTCGTTATACTTTGGCAACTTTTCCCTATTTTCTTGGGACTTAAACCAAAGAGAGTTGCTGTTGGGCATAGGGCTAGGGTTCGTCATCACTGCCTTAAGTAGCTTAACTTATCGCCTATGGAGTGCCTATCGTAAAAGTGCAGATTATTACCTAGAAGTGGTACTGAAGCCTTTAGCTTTACCAGATTTAATATGGCTGGGGTTACTACCGGGATTAAGCGAAGAATTATTATTTCGAGGTGTAATCCTACCAGCTTTAGGCTCTGATCTTACAGCCGTAATTGTATCGAGTCTTTGCTTTGGCATCTTGCATTTTAGCGGCTCCCAACAATGGCCTTATGTAATTTGGGCAACAATTGTCGGCATCATATTGGCATATAGCGCCCTGCTCACGGGCAACTTATTAGTGCCGATTGTCGCTCACATTATTACCAACTGGATTTCTAGCTATTTCTGGAAAATGTGGCAATTGTCAGCAATTAAAAAATAA
- a CDS encoding polysaccharide biosynthesis tyrosine autokinase — MESETSSLTFDKYWQILKRRWRPSLAVFIPTFLFFVLISSLKKPAYEAEGKLLFQRTNTISSLTGVGEGIGKLETVTQDQKTNPLNTEAEIIKSEPLVQKTIDRLVLTNDQREALKPKEFLKKLTVKDIKGSDILSVSYKDRDPKKSANVVNTVMNIYLEYNVSSRRKEAAAARKFLQKELPNAELIVRKAEGELAKFQDKNKVVSLQEETTKSLDLITDLQRQSSQVQSQIANVNAQSQDIRKQLNMDSKQALAQTSLSQSSGLQDILKEVQQLESQLATRRTILRESHPEIITLKNKLEALKKIIQQRTTDVLGANKAQFNGNFQIGALEQQLTANLIGLESTRMGLVSQAATLSKLQAVYKERLKTLPRLEQQQRQLERKVQASQSTYSLLLQKLQESQIAENQNVGNASLIAEAQIPDQPISSNMLSYLSSGLLAVIAALATIYILEVRDKSIKTVDEAKELIGLTLLGVIPAFSKPQKSDFKDKKRDLSTSKSVVKDTSHSPISEAYRMLRTNLKFKRGDKELKVIVVTSSVPREGKSTVAANLAIVMAQMEHQVLLIDGDFHHPVQHQIWELTNNQGLSNLILEETQISTVVKMVMNNLYVLTTGAVPPSPASLLDSKRMASLIQSFANNYDFVIIDAPSLNIAADAATLGQMTDGVLLVVRPGVVDSAQAAVACEILEKSGQNVLGQVVNAVVGRKLANI; from the coding sequence ATGGAATCCGAAACATCGTCTTTAACATTTGATAAATATTGGCAAATACTGAAGCGTCGTTGGAGACCAAGTTTAGCTGTTTTTATCCCAACTTTTCTGTTTTTTGTACTGATTTCATCTTTAAAAAAACCTGCTTATGAGGCAGAAGGAAAGCTACTGTTTCAAAGAACAAATACTATCTCCTCCTTGACGGGAGTAGGAGAGGGGATAGGGAAGTTAGAAACAGTAACACAGGATCAGAAAACTAATCCTCTAAATACAGAAGCAGAAATTATTAAGTCTGAACCCCTTGTGCAAAAAACTATAGATAGACTTGTTTTGACAAACGATCAAAGGGAGGCTTTAAAACCAAAAGAGTTTCTAAAAAAATTAACCGTTAAAGATATTAAGGGATCTGATATTTTATCAGTTTCCTACAAGGATAGAGATCCTAAAAAATCTGCTAATGTAGTTAATACGGTGATGAATATCTATTTAGAATACAACGTGTCTTCTCGAAGAAAAGAAGCAGCAGCAGCCCGCAAATTCCTTCAAAAGGAGTTGCCAAATGCAGAATTAATAGTCAGAAAAGCAGAGGGTGAACTAGCAAAGTTTCAAGATAAGAATAAAGTTGTTTCTCTGCAAGAAGAAACAACTAAATCACTAGATTTAATTACAGACTTACAAAGGCAATCTAGCCAGGTTCAATCTCAAATTGCCAATGTCAATGCCCAGTCTCAAGATATCCGTAAGCAGTTGAATATGGATTCAAAACAGGCATTAGCTCAGACCTCTCTGAGTCAATCTTCTGGGTTACAAGACATTCTCAAAGAAGTCCAGCAGTTAGAGTCTCAACTTGCAACTAGGCGAACTATTTTGCGGGAATCACATCCTGAAATTATTACCTTAAAAAATAAGTTAGAAGCTTTAAAAAAGATAATACAACAGCGAACAACAGACGTTTTAGGGGCAAATAAAGCACAATTTAATGGCAATTTCCAGATTGGAGCGTTGGAACAACAACTGACTGCAAACCTAATCGGATTGGAGTCAACTCGTATGGGTTTAGTTAGCCAAGCCGCAACTTTATCCAAATTACAAGCAGTCTACAAAGAAAGACTGAAAACTTTGCCCAGATTAGAACAACAACAGCGCCAGCTAGAACGCAAAGTACAAGCATCACAATCTACATATTCACTTTTGTTGCAAAAATTGCAAGAGAGCCAAATTGCAGAAAATCAGAACGTCGGTAATGCTAGTTTGATAGCTGAAGCTCAAATTCCTGACCAGCCGATTTCTTCTAATATGCTTTCGTATTTGAGTTCAGGTTTGCTGGCTGTTATAGCTGCTTTGGCAACTATATATATTTTGGAAGTAAGAGATAAATCTATTAAGACTGTTGATGAAGCAAAGGAATTAATCGGATTGACTTTATTAGGCGTAATTCCTGCCTTTAGCAAACCTCAAAAATCTGATTTCAAGGATAAAAAGCGAGACTTATCTACCTCAAAATCTGTCGTGAAAGATACTTCTCACTCCCCAATTAGTGAAGCTTATCGGATGTTGCGGACAAATTTAAAGTTTAAACGTGGTGATAAAGAGTTAAAAGTTATTGTTGTGACTAGTTCTGTACCTAGAGAAGGAAAGTCAACAGTAGCAGCTAATTTAGCAATAGTAATGGCACAGATGGAGCATCAAGTTTTACTGATAGATGGAGATTTCCATCACCCAGTTCAACACCAAATTTGGGAATTAACTAATAATCAAGGTCTGAGTAATCTGATTCTGGAAGAAACCCAAATCAGCACCGTTGTCAAAATGGTTATGAATAATTTATATGTGCTGACTACTGGAGCAGTACCTCCCTCCCCGGCATCTCTGCTTGATTCTAAACGGATGGCTTCTTTGATTCAAAGTTTTGCTAATAACTATGATTTTGTAATTATTGACGCTCCTTCATTAAACATTGCCGCTGATGCAGCCACTTTGGGACAAATGACTGATGGCGTGTTGCTGGTAGTTCGTCCTGGGGTAGTTGATTCTGCTCAGGCTGCTGTTGCTTGTGAAATTTTAGAAAAATCCGGTCAGAATGTTCTGGGACAAGTTGTTAACGCAGTAGTTGGGAGAAAATTAGCCAATATATGA
- a CDS encoding DUF3326 domain-containing protein: MNRPYTAILIVPTGVGAAIGGYAGDALPVARVIAQVCDRLITHPNVLNGASLYWNLPNAFYVEGYGLDKFASGCWGLRPVRSNRVGLLLDQAIEPELRLRHIQAADAVRATLGLTLTDYVITDAPLNVELRTTASGASWGTIGNPDSLLRAAEILIKKAGAEAIAVVARFPDDMDEEAVQKYRHGEGVDPLAGAEAVISHLLVRTFQIPCAHSPALLSEPPEPDLSPRSAAEELGYTFLPCVLVGLSHAPQFIVEKTAIASKKGDIWVDEVDAAIVPATACGSSALLSLSQRRCQIITVEENKTLIKVPPQPLGIKSIQVNSYLEAVGVLVAHKAGINPSALRPKLLPLQPISH; the protein is encoded by the coding sequence ATGAATCGTCCATACACTGCTATCTTAATTGTACCAACTGGCGTTGGGGCTGCTATTGGGGGTTATGCAGGAGATGCTTTGCCTGTTGCTAGGGTTATAGCACAGGTTTGCGATCGCCTCATAACTCACCCCAATGTTCTGAATGGCGCAAGTTTGTATTGGAATCTCCCTAACGCTTTCTATGTTGAAGGTTACGGACTTGACAAATTTGCCTCTGGATGCTGGGGTTTGCGTCCAGTCCGCAGCAACAGAGTAGGTTTGCTTTTAGACCAAGCTATTGAGCCAGAATTACGGCTACGACATATACAAGCCGCCGATGCAGTCAGAGCCACTCTCGGATTGACTTTAACAGATTATGTAATTACAGATGCACCATTAAATGTAGAATTACGGACTACAGCATCAGGCGCTAGTTGGGGAACAATTGGCAACCCAGATAGCTTGTTACGGGCAGCTGAAATATTAATTAAAAAAGCGGGAGCAGAAGCGATCGCAGTTGTTGCCCGTTTCCCCGATGATATGGATGAGGAGGCAGTACAAAAATACCGCCACGGTGAAGGCGTAGATCCTTTAGCCGGTGCAGAAGCCGTAATTAGCCATTTGCTAGTGCGAACCTTTCAAATTCCTTGCGCCCATTCTCCCGCCCTTTTAAGCGAACCTCCCGAACCTGATTTATCTCCCCGTTCCGCCGCCGAAGAATTGGGCTATACCTTTTTGCCCTGTGTCCTTGTAGGATTAAGTCATGCCCCACAATTTATAGTAGAGAAAACAGCGATTGCATCAAAGAAAGGTGATATTTGGGTAGATGAAGTAGATGCTGCGATCGTACCTGCAACTGCCTGTGGTAGCAGTGCCTTACTGAGTTTAAGTCAAAGACGATGCCAAATAATTACAGTAGAAGAAAATAAAACTCTGATAAAAGTTCCTCCCCAGCCGTTGGGGATCAAATCTATACAGGTAAACTCATATTTAGAAGCAGTAGGTGTATTGGTAGCACATAAAGCAGGCATCAACCCCTCTGCTCTCCGTCCTAAATTATTACCTTTGCAGCCAATTAGTCATTAG
- a CDS encoding DegT/DnrJ/EryC1/StrS aminotransferase family protein, which produces MAKPILLSTPHMGDRELEFVKEAFETNWIAPVGPHIDAFEQEFCERTGASSAAAVSSGTAALHLALQLVGIGYGDDVFCSTLTFAASANPITYLGAKPVFIDSDRTSWNMNPELLAAALAARDRIGKLPKAVVLVHLYGQSADIEPILQACHHYEVPLIEDAAEALGATYKGRSPGTFGRIGIYSFNGNKIITTSGGGMLVSDKPELVAKAKFLATQARDPAPHYQHSEIGYNYRLSNVLAGIGRGQLCVLSDRVAARRRNFEVYQQALGNLPGIEFMPEADFGHATRWLTCLTIDPKAFGVDREQVRLALANQQIEARPVWKPLHLQPVFADCECIGGFVAEKLFTQGLCLPSGSNLTDEDLERVIDAIGTVYHSNRTTHLARHL; this is translated from the coding sequence ATGGCAAAACCAATTTTACTTTCCACTCCACATATGGGCGATCGCGAACTTGAATTTGTCAAAGAAGCCTTTGAAACTAACTGGATTGCCCCTGTTGGCCCACATATAGACGCTTTCGAGCAAGAATTTTGTGAAAGAACTGGAGCTAGTAGTGCTGCTGCTGTCAGTTCTGGTACCGCAGCTCTACATTTAGCTTTGCAATTAGTTGGCATTGGGTATGGGGATGATGTTTTTTGCTCTACTTTGACGTTTGCTGCTAGCGCCAACCCAATTACGTATCTGGGAGCCAAACCAGTATTTATCGATAGCGATCGCACTTCTTGGAACATGAATCCTGAGTTGTTAGCGGCAGCATTAGCAGCGCGCGATCGCATTGGCAAATTACCCAAAGCAGTTGTGCTGGTGCATCTATACGGTCAAAGTGCAGATATCGAGCCAATTTTACAAGCTTGCCATCACTATGAGGTTCCTTTAATTGAAGATGCAGCCGAAGCATTAGGCGCTACCTACAAAGGACGTTCCCCTGGAACCTTTGGACGCATTGGGATTTATTCTTTTAACGGCAATAAAATTATCACCACTTCAGGCGGTGGAATGTTAGTTTCCGACAAACCAGAACTAGTAGCAAAAGCCAAGTTTTTGGCAACCCAAGCACGCGATCCGGCTCCCCATTACCAGCACTCAGAAATTGGCTATAACTATCGTCTGAGCAATGTTTTGGCGGGCATTGGTCGAGGTCAGTTGTGTGTTTTGAGCGATCGCGTAGCAGCTAGGCGACGCAACTTTGAGGTTTATCAGCAAGCTTTAGGCAATCTGCCAGGAATAGAATTCATGCCAGAAGCAGATTTTGGACATGCTACTCGCTGGTTGACTTGTCTAACGATAGATCCAAAAGCCTTTGGTGTAGATCGAGAACAAGTACGTTTAGCACTTGCTAACCAACAAATTGAAGCGCGTCCTGTTTGGAAGCCCTTGCATCTACAGCCTGTGTTTGCTGATTGTGAATGTATTGGCGGCTTTGTAGCAGAAAAGTTATTTACACAAGGTCTTTGCTTACCATCTGGTTCTAACCTAACAGATGAGGATTTGGAGCGGGTAATTGATGCGATTGGCACAGTTTACCATAGCAATCGAACCACTCATCTAGCAAGACATCTTTAA